The genomic stretch GACATGATAACTCCTCGTTCTCTATCCCCGTCGGTATTTGCCTGTCGGTTGCCCGAAAGAATTTATTTTTCTGACGATTTTTTACTATTTCCCTGGCGGTTTTCGGCGCATAGGAAAATTTCCGGATCCAGAAGGGACTACACCAACATCGCTGCTGCAGTTAGCATTCTTTAGAAAAAGTCCATTTGGTTAGCATTCTTTTGCTGCAGCAGTGACTACTCCTGCATCGCTGCCGCAGTTAGCATTCTATATATGTATTTATTTTGTTCATTTAACCCTTAAGTAAAATTTAGACTCACTTTACCATAACTAtatcatttggtccaatctacctcctcattacatttttttttgacttcacgtacaagttgagttttaatttcagatttttatCACTTGATTTATAACTTGATGCTCTACATTAAAAAATACTTTAGAATTTTTTATGGTTACTTTTCATatagttttgtatatctaagatcaattttgtATTAAGTATTTTTAACCTATGAAAGTAATTATGAAAATTcgtagtataattttttaacataaggtatcatgttttgtatctgctcacaaaatttgaattcaaaattcaactcattcatggagaaaaaagataaatctagattagaccaaataaaatagttcagGGAAGTAAGGTAAGCCTAAATTTTGTTAAGGGTTAAGcagacaaagtggataggtgaggggagtaaaatggacttttttcttttattacaTTTTCTCTGCTTCTCTAGTAATAATTTTGCTTTGCATTTATTTCTAGTAATAATTTTGCTTTGCATTTATTTTAACAATAGAAATTTGTTCTTATTAACCATTATGACCCGGAATACCCTACTCCATCTGTCTCGTTAAGAGTGCGATACTCTAGTTTATTGTTTGTTGTGTGGATTTAACTAATCAGACTTTGTCCAAAATCACGATCAGAAGTTTATTTTTAACATGTAAATGGAACACGATCcgtagagcaacttcaaaagatCCCCTTTCCAATTTTCACTTTTCAGCCATAAAAGAGGATTGAGAAGCATAAAACGTGCTGTAACAAATTCCTTtcccctttatttttttttctcaatcccatttatcccctccctctcccctttcTAAAGGGAAATTTAccctctccttttccttctcccttTCTCCCCCTTTTCTACAACCGCATGTGATTCCTGACCGCACGATCTGCCAACCCTCCATGCCGGCACCGTCGGTGccagccgcgccgccctccAACATCGCCGGCCGCTGCAGAGATGCCGCATGGGGCCGGCCGCTGCCCGTGCATAGCCCTACACTTTGCCCGCGAGGCCGACTGCTAACCATGCATAGCCTTAGgggtggagccatggaggctcGCTGGGGCCATTGCCCCCCTAATGATCCATATATCCAAGGTTAGTACTTACTAAGTCATCAATTATGTAGACTTATCAATAATTATATAGGACAATCACTATCATTTAGCCTTCAAATAATGTTTTTCTAGTAATTAGGTTTTGTAATTCTCTAGTTTTAACTGCTGCCACCTCGTAGACATTGTCCCAAACAAAATCATTGTCTCTCAATTTGATTTGCCTTAGCTTAGCCCCCTAAGTCTAATTCCTGGCTCCACCCCTACTTAGCCTGCGCTGTACCTGCTGGCTATCCACTACGGTCGTCGCCACGCGCCGCTCGCCAGCATGCCCTGACCGCTCACTTGCCTGCCCCTGACCGGATACCGCTCAACTGCCCACCCGCAGCCGGTCGCCTACATGGCGACGAGCCTTGCTCGGGCCACCACCGCATGCTGCCCTCCGGCCCTACGCTAGCCACCCTCTAGCTGCTCATCCCTGGCTAGGAAGagggaagaaaggaaaaggataagaagaaaaaaagaaaaataattatatCACTGACATGTGGATCCCGTGCGCAagagaagttgaaaaggaaaaataggAAAGGGAATCTGCTGCATCAACTCTTCCTAATACTCTATAAATGTGAAAGTGAATTCCCTATTATGAAAATAAAGGGGAAAGGACTAATTAGGGCTGCCaaatttctaaaattattttttttattggatCTTTTTCAAAACGGCTGGATCGTAGTTTTTCGTGGACTCGCGGGTTGCCGTATTTGCATTTCcggaggagaaagaaaaagaaaagaacctGATGGCAAGGGCTAGCGCGCCCGGGAGCCCTCGGGGCCCAGCAGCTTGTGATTGTTTTTCCCGACACGTGGCTGCGGCGCTGCCCCCTCCTCCTTCCGGTCTCCTCGAGCCGGTTCGGCTCGAGCATTTTCCTCCTGACACTGTCAAGTGGGTCCAACCTCCGCAGCTCCATGCCTcctttgccgccgccgctcctcctccgctccgccgcgccgcccggcgccgtcgcccgtcagaggctgaggcggcggcggagtcccACGCCAGTGCGGGCGTCGTGGCAGGAGCTGGCTGGCGTCCTGGTGTTCTCCGCCATCCCCTTCACCGCCGTCAAGGCCCTTGCCAACAGCCCCCTcggcgcccgcctccgccgccgcctcgaggaAAGGaaggccgccgcagccgccgaggCCGACGCGCTCCGCGCTGCCGCGCGCGACGCCCGCAACAACAGGTACCATCCTATTGCTTCAATAGAAGGGGGAAAACAACGTTTCATTTGTCTGAGATAGGCAGCTAGCTGACTCCAAATTTGCTGGAACCATTGCAGCTTTTGGTACGGCGGAGATCGGCCGCGGTGGCTTGGTCCCGTGCCTTACAACTACCCTGAGCATTTGACGGGAGAATACCCGGGAGATTATGGGTTCGATATAGCAGGTCTGGGCAGGGATCCCGTTGCTTTCGCAAACTACTTTAAGTATGTCACCATTGTTCTTTCTCATCAGTTAATTGTATTGCCTTCTTTTGTCTCCCTTAAACAAGTAGCACTAGAACAGCAATTAGTACCCGCATGATTCCAACCGGCACATTGCATCTAGCTTGTTTGTCTGCTTCAGGTAGTGCTAGTGTGCTATACTCATACGAAATTAAACAATTCCTTCATTGATGGAACCTATAGCATCTACTATATGTATGTTGGTATCGTGTAACCAGGCAATATATTGTTGTGCTTGTCCCTATCAGTGAAGCATTATGGTGTCCTGCTTTGGCCAGCTTTTAAAGCCAACTATTTCTCTTGTAATCATGATGTGATTATTTTTTCATTGTAGATTTGTAAGTCCCTTCAACTTTCCCTGCACAGTTTATACTTTCCTAGTTGTGATCAACAAGGCTGCTGCTTTTGGCAGCTTCACAAAACCAACCATCAGTTCTGAAAccatgatgtatataccttttcATTGTAGCTTTGTTAGTGCTTTTACTTTTCTCTGTACAATATATACTTTCCTAGTAATGACCAACTAGATACCTTGCAGCTTTGAGATTTTGCATTGTCGGTGGGCCATGCTTGCTGCTCTCGGTGTTGTTATTCCTGAGCTATTAGATCTATTTGGGTTAGTTCATTTTGTTGAGCCTGTCTGGTGGAAAGTTGGTTATGCAAAACTTCAGGTAAAACATTGGTGCTCAGTGCTCACATTTGCCAATTTTGAATTCATGTAGCATAATTCATAATTTCTATACTAGAATTGTACATTGCACGTTTAGAAGATTAAGTCTGGCATATCACAACACAATGtggttttttcttttgtcattCACTTTTGCATGATTCATCCCTTCCATTTGCTCCTAACTCACTATAGGCAAATAGATGTTCAGCATCTGAAATTTAGTCATCTGCATTGCTGCAAATTCCAGAACTGGAAAAAAAACCTAGCATGACCTGTTGCCCACTAAGCAATGCATTGTCGCAGTTCCTGACGaaactaaaaaaaatctaaaaatgcTGGCAGATCAGCCTTCTTGTTTGCTCTAGCATCTCGGAGATACAATAGAGGGAGCTATAGCTGCCAACAAATAGGCATGCATGCT from Setaria italica strain Yugu1 chromosome II, Setaria_italica_v2.0, whole genome shotgun sequence encodes the following:
- the LOC101785988 gene encoding chlorophyll a-b binding protein 7, chloroplastic — translated: MPPLPPPLLLRSAAPPGAVARQRLRRRRSPTPVRASWQELAGVLVFSAIPFTAVKALANSPLGARLRRRLEERKAAAAAEADALRAAARDARNNSFWYGGDRPRWLGPVPYNYPEHLTGEYPGDYGFDIAGLGRDPVAFANYFNFEILHCRWAMLAALGVVIPELLDLFGLVHFVEPVWWKVGYAKLQGDTLDYLGIPGFRIAGGQGVIVIAICQALLMVGPEYARYCGIEALEPLGIYLPGDINYPGGALFDPLGLSKDPVAFEELKVKEIKNGRLAMVAWLGFYIQAAVTGKGPVQNLVEHLSDPVHNNILSSFQ